ATTTGCCATCAAGGGCAATGTAGTCGACCTGGCAGTCGGTGTGATTATTGGAGGGGCATTCGGTAAGATTGTGACCTCAATGGTTAATGATTTGATTATGCCTCCTATCAGCTTATTAATTGGTGATAAGGGCTTTGTAAATTATTATATCCCTTTAAGTGATAAAGTGAGAGCATTTGTTGCTGCTAACCCTACTGCCTCTCTGGAAGATGCGAGAAAAGCGGGGCCTGTATTTGCATGGGGAAATTTCGCTACAGAAGTGATTAACTTCGTGATTCTGGCGTTCATTATTTTTCTAATGGTAAAAGCAATCAATCAACTGAAACGTAAACAAGAGGAAGTTGTTGTAGCTGAACCAGTTCCAACAAAAGAAGAAGTCTTGTTAGGTGAAATCAGGGATTTACTGAAAACAAGAAATATTTAAGCAATAGCTATAGCCTAAAAAGGCCATCCTGTAAAATTACGGGCTGGCCTTTTTTTGTTTTAAATACCAAACGTATTTATTTCGTTACTTACCTGTCAGAATGATATAATCTCCCAATTCTGCCTGTTTTGTCCAGTCTGGTTCTGTCGTATCCTTAGCTGCAAAACACGAAATATTAACCAGCGTCAGCTTCGGTGCATATTTTTTAAGCTGCGCAAAAGTGCCTAGTTTTTCATCACTGTGGAATCTTCCATTTACCTGGAAGATCTTTTTCTTCGGATTTAACTTGTTGTATTTAGCGATAGACCAGGCCATCGAGGCATCCCATAAATTTTGTGTCTGGAAGATTTTCATTCCACCCATATCATGTCCG
The sequence above is drawn from the Pedobacter cryoconitis genome and encodes:
- the mscL gene encoding large conductance mechanosensitive channel protein MscL; its protein translation is MSFVKEFKEFAIKGNVVDLAVGVIIGGAFGKIVTSMVNDLIMPPISLLIGDKGFVNYYIPLSDKVRAFVAANPTASLEDARKAGPVFAWGNFATEVINFVILAFIIFLMVKAINQLKRKQEEVVVAEPVPTKEEVLLGEIRDLLKTRNI